A window of the Rhizobium viscosum genome harbors these coding sequences:
- a CDS encoding ABC transporter permease, with the protein MSLTWISSYWPLLLTGAWQTVCLLVISVVFGFVLAIGLAFAQVSGGTLTRVLARSYCTFFRGTPLLIQLWLLYYGVGSLLPMIPGIRQSLFWPVLREGFFFAAVSFTLNYAAYEAEVLRGALLAVPKGELEAGRAFGLSPWMLTRRIWLPRAIRIALPTIAGEIVMQLKATPLAFTVTVMDLYAVANKVRQDTLLVYEPLLVVTLFYLALTAVIARVFRGFEAQVPVRR; encoded by the coding sequence ATGAGTCTCACCTGGATCTCTTCCTATTGGCCGCTGCTTCTGACGGGCGCCTGGCAGACGGTTTGCCTGCTAGTGATATCAGTAGTGTTCGGCTTCGTCCTCGCTATCGGGCTCGCCTTCGCGCAAGTCAGCGGTGGCACGCTGACACGGGTGCTTGCCCGCAGCTACTGCACCTTCTTCCGCGGCACACCTCTGTTGATACAGCTGTGGCTGCTTTACTACGGAGTAGGCTCGCTGCTCCCCATGATCCCCGGCATCCGCCAGAGCCTGTTCTGGCCGGTCTTGCGCGAGGGCTTCTTCTTTGCCGCCGTCAGTTTCACGCTGAACTATGCCGCCTATGAGGCCGAGGTGTTGCGCGGCGCGCTGCTTGCGGTTCCCAAAGGGGAGCTCGAAGCCGGCCGGGCCTTCGGCCTGTCGCCTTGGATGCTGACCCGCCGCATCTGGCTGCCGCGCGCCATTCGCATTGCCCTGCCGACCATTGCGGGAGAGATCGTCATGCAGCTCAAGGCGACGCCGCTCGCCTTTACGGTGACGGTGATGGATCTCTATGCCGTGGCGAACAAGGTTCGGCAGGACACACTGCTCGTCTATGAGCCGCTGCTGGTCGTCACCCTCTTCTATCTCGCCCTGACCGCAGTGATCGCCCGCGTCTTTCGAGGTTTCGAAGCGCAGGTGCCGGTTCGTCGCTAG
- a CDS encoding methyl-accepting chemotaxis protein, giving the protein MSILDRGGNAVAVLAALSNSQAMIEFDLSGKILTANENFCRALGYELKEIVGKHHSMFVEPAYASSAEYKAFWAKLSAGKFDQQQYKRIGKGGREVWIEASYNPVFRRGKPIKVVKIATDITAQKLKSAEDAGKIEALSRAQAIIEFTPAGEVLTANDNFLSALGYSLAEIQGKHHSMFCETDYTRSDAYKEFWRRLSSGQLVADEFMRVGKGGRKVFIQASYNPIFDLNGKVFKVVKFATDVTGRVENVEQLARCLTNFADGDLSQTIEKPFIPSLERLRTDFNSASEKLKGAMATVAQNAKAISAGSNEIRTAADDLAKRTEQQAASVEETAAALEEITTTVKDSSRRAEDAGRLVARARDHAEHSGQVVRDAIGAMDQIETSSREISNIIGVIDEIAFQTNLLALNAGVEAARAGEAGKGFAVVAQEVRELAQRSAKAAKEIKSLITASGSHVANGVGLVTNAGSALREIASQVHEINTNVAAIVEAAREQSTALGGINQAINTVDQGTQQNAAMVEEQTAASHGLAREAAALFELLEQFRFDDTLRSRPSSTQADRHPVPPTALKVVRSSSARSAQRGSAAVALKSDWEEF; this is encoded by the coding sequence GTGAGTATTCTTGATCGTGGTGGAAATGCTGTCGCGGTTCTTGCCGCTCTGTCGAATTCGCAGGCCATGATCGAGTTTGACTTGTCGGGCAAGATCCTCACGGCCAACGAAAACTTCTGCAGGGCGCTTGGCTACGAGCTGAAGGAGATCGTTGGAAAACATCACAGCATGTTTGTCGAGCCAGCCTATGCATCCTCAGCGGAATACAAGGCTTTCTGGGCAAAGCTGTCGGCCGGGAAATTCGATCAACAGCAATATAAGCGGATTGGAAAAGGCGGGCGCGAGGTCTGGATCGAGGCGTCCTACAATCCCGTGTTTCGACGTGGAAAGCCGATCAAGGTCGTCAAGATTGCAACCGATATTACCGCGCAGAAGCTGAAATCTGCCGAGGATGCGGGCAAGATCGAGGCGCTGTCCCGCGCACAGGCGATCATCGAATTCACGCCAGCGGGCGAAGTTCTGACCGCGAACGACAATTTCCTCAGCGCCCTCGGGTATTCGCTTGCCGAGATCCAGGGCAAGCATCATTCGATGTTCTGTGAAACAGACTACACAAGGTCGGACGCTTACAAGGAATTCTGGCGCAGGCTTTCAAGTGGCCAGCTGGTTGCCGATGAATTTATGCGTGTCGGCAAGGGTGGCCGGAAGGTTTTCATCCAGGCTTCCTACAATCCGATCTTCGACCTGAACGGCAAGGTGTTCAAGGTCGTGAAGTTCGCGACCGATGTGACGGGCCGCGTCGAGAATGTCGAGCAACTTGCCCGTTGCCTGACCAATTTTGCCGACGGCGACCTGTCGCAAACGATCGAAAAGCCTTTCATTCCGTCGCTGGAACGGCTGCGGACCGACTTCAACAGTGCCTCAGAGAAGCTGAAGGGCGCGATGGCGACAGTGGCTCAAAACGCCAAGGCGATTTCGGCCGGCTCCAATGAAATTCGCACCGCTGCCGACGATCTGGCAAAGCGCACCGAGCAGCAAGCCGCGTCCGTCGAAGAGACGGCGGCGGCCCTTGAGGAAATCACAACGACGGTCAAAGATTCGAGCCGGCGTGCCGAGGATGCCGGTCGGCTCGTGGCACGCGCCAGAGACCACGCTGAGCATTCCGGCCAGGTCGTGCGTGACGCGATAGGAGCCATGGACCAGATCGAAACCTCGTCGCGCGAAATTTCCAATATCATCGGTGTCATCGACGAAATTGCCTTCCAGACGAACCTTTTGGCGCTCAATGCCGGCGTAGAGGCGGCGCGGGCAGGGGAGGCCGGCAAGGGTTTTGCAGTTGTTGCCCAAGAGGTTCGCGAACTGGCTCAGCGCTCCGCGAAAGCTGCGAAAGAGATCAAGAGCTTGATCACGGCGTCCGGTTCCCACGTGGCAAACGGCGTCGGCCTTGTCACGAATGCCGGATCCGCGCTCCGGGAAATCGCCAGTCAGGTTCACGAAATCAACACCAACGTGGCTGCGATCGTGGAGGCCGCGCGCGAGCAATCGACTGCGCTTGGCGGGATCAACCAGGCCATCAACACCGTCGATCAGGGAACGCAGCAGAACGCCGCGATGGTCGAGGAGCAGACCGCAGCCAGCCATGGCCTCGCACGAGAGGCTGCAGCCCTCTTCGAGCTTCTTGAACAGTTCCGTTTTGACGATACCCTGAGATCGAGGCCTTCGTCCACGCAGGCGGATCGCCACCCTGTCCCACCGACGGCTTTGAAAGTCGTTCGTAGCTCGTCCGCCAGATCCGCCCAACGCGGCTCGGCAGCCGTCGCGCTGAAATCTGATTGGGAAGAATTCTGA
- a CDS encoding EAL domain-containing protein, which produces MSLTEDERLNLLYEASILDTPPTTEFDAIVRLACSMFDMPMALVSFVDEHRQWFKARQGFPLEEAPREHSFCGYVVETGSPLVVEDARTDSRFCANTFVKDWSVQFYAGVPLSEGATCYGGFCVLDTKSRRFSDRDLEQLHSLASVVMGLIREHRQQSLLKEQQRELELKQARFEQTERSAKVGGFEMDLSTGAIVWSDQIYRTVGLPIGKRMTSEEVIGCYAPEERDSVRRRIRDILNGAGTGIDKEYRIITPEGEERWIRVVSDIEHLQGEPRRLFGIVQDVSEKVRYEQRLLRAANADPLTGLANRAAYNAHMERLTATEASSIGLLLIDVDRLKQINDTLGHATGDLLLKGVASRLDERLGKRGKVFRLGGDEFCVILEAPANARGMRSLARHLIEYIGRPLEVGGSTINPMITLGGAISEGEMDAATLSQNADFALYHAKETRRGSYVQYQPSLRSTIAHRIQIVREVELALTEHRIVPHYQPLVRCADGQVWAFEALVRMQRPDNSILSAAQFHEAFTDSSVSHHITTRMLEHVATDIRNWMNRGLDFGRVGLNVSASDFMRGDLETKIVAAFASRGIPLDKLVLEVTETVFLQGLEDTVATTLQRLRKKGLAVALDDFGTGYASLTHLRSLPVDIIKIDKSFIDTMLDDESSLAIVELVLNLAQKLKMKVTAEGVETHRQAMCLLEMGCTTLQGYLFSKPIDREHVVKYLTALKPHLIGNSERTQEELRPWPSQTYA; this is translated from the coding sequence ATGTCACTGACAGAAGACGAGAGGCTGAACCTTCTTTACGAGGCAAGCATTCTCGATACGCCGCCAACGACGGAGTTCGACGCGATCGTACGTCTTGCCTGCAGCATGTTCGATATGCCGATGGCGTTGGTTTCGTTTGTCGATGAGCACCGGCAGTGGTTCAAGGCTCGGCAAGGCTTCCCTTTGGAAGAGGCGCCGCGCGAGCATTCCTTTTGCGGCTACGTCGTGGAAACAGGCTCTCCGCTCGTCGTCGAAGATGCCCGCACAGACTCCCGCTTTTGCGCAAATACTTTCGTTAAAGACTGGTCCGTACAGTTCTATGCGGGGGTTCCGCTTTCGGAAGGAGCGACGTGTTACGGCGGCTTTTGTGTCCTCGACACCAAGAGCCGCCGCTTCAGCGATCGGGACCTCGAACAGCTCCATAGTTTGGCGAGCGTCGTCATGGGCCTTATCCGGGAGCATCGTCAGCAAAGCCTGCTGAAGGAGCAGCAACGTGAACTGGAGTTGAAGCAGGCGCGGTTCGAACAAACCGAGCGCTCTGCCAAGGTCGGTGGTTTTGAGATGGACCTTAGCACCGGTGCGATCGTCTGGTCGGATCAGATATACCGCACCGTGGGATTGCCGATCGGCAAGCGCATGACTTCGGAGGAGGTGATCGGCTGCTACGCTCCCGAAGAACGTGACAGCGTCAGGCGCAGGATCCGCGACATCCTGAATGGCGCAGGCACCGGTATTGACAAGGAATATCGCATCATCACTCCAGAAGGCGAGGAACGATGGATTCGCGTTGTGAGCGATATCGAACACCTGCAAGGTGAGCCAAGACGTCTATTCGGCATCGTTCAGGATGTTTCCGAAAAAGTGCGCTATGAGCAACGTCTGCTCCGGGCAGCAAACGCCGATCCCCTTACCGGCCTTGCAAACCGGGCGGCCTACAATGCGCATATGGAGAGACTCACGGCGACGGAGGCTTCCTCCATCGGTTTGTTGCTGATCGACGTCGATCGTTTGAAGCAAATCAACGACACCCTCGGCCATGCAACCGGTGATCTGCTGTTGAAAGGCGTAGCGTCGCGTCTGGACGAGCGCCTCGGAAAGCGTGGAAAGGTATTTCGCCTCGGCGGTGATGAGTTCTGCGTCATCCTGGAAGCGCCCGCAAACGCGCGGGGCATGCGTTCACTGGCGCGACATCTGATCGAATATATCGGCCGCCCGCTGGAGGTCGGTGGGTCGACGATAAATCCGATGATAACCTTAGGCGGTGCGATTTCAGAAGGTGAAATGGATGCGGCAACACTTTCACAAAATGCGGACTTTGCCCTCTACCACGCCAAGGAAACACGGCGCGGCAGCTACGTCCAATATCAGCCCAGCCTGCGTTCGACGATAGCCCATCGCATTCAGATCGTTCGGGAGGTGGAACTGGCACTCACTGAGCATCGGATAGTGCCACATTATCAGCCACTCGTTCGTTGTGCAGACGGTCAGGTATGGGCGTTCGAGGCGCTTGTGAGAATGCAGCGCCCGGATAACTCAATCCTGTCGGCTGCGCAATTTCATGAGGCGTTCACGGACTCGAGCGTGTCCCATCATATCACGACACGCATGCTCGAGCATGTCGCGACCGATATCCGTAACTGGATGAACCGCGGGCTGGATTTCGGACGGGTCGGGCTGAATGTCAGCGCCTCCGACTTCATGAGGGGCGATCTGGAAACGAAGATTGTTGCTGCGTTTGCGTCGAGAGGCATCCCGCTGGACAAACTGGTGCTTGAAGTAACTGAAACAGTGTTCCTGCAGGGCTTGGAAGACACCGTTGCAACAACGCTGCAGCGTTTGCGGAAAAAAGGCCTGGCTGTGGCGCTCGATGACTTTGGGACGGGCTATGCGTCACTGACGCATTTGCGGAGTCTGCCCGTCGATATCATCAAGATCGATAAAAGCTTTATCGACACCATGCTTGACGATGAATCGAGCCTCGCAATCGTTGAACTGGTGCTCAATCTGGCGCAGAAGCTAAAAATGAAGGTCACCGCGGAAGGTGTGGAAACCCACCGGCAGGCAATGTGCCTGCTGGAAATGGGCTGTACCACACTCCAAGGTTATTTGTTCAGTAAGCCGATAGACCGCGAACACGTCGTCAAATACTTAACCGCGTTGAAACCACATCTCATTGGGAACTCCGAACGGACGCAGGAGGAGCTTCGCCCGTGGCCGTCGCAAACGTATGCTTAA
- a CDS encoding homocysteine S-methyltransferase family protein: MSTTRILDGGMSRELLRLGAELKQPEWSALALINSPDIVRKVHQEFIAAGSQIVTTNSYALVPFHIGEDRFWKEGPALIRLAGRLAREAADAVTDRKVLVAGSLPPIFGSYEPQNFQPSRVQDYLEVLVENLGPFVDIWLGETLSLIAEAEAVRKAVTTSGKPFWISFTVADDEAAIKGGEPKLRSNERVEDAASWAASSGAEALLFNCSKPEVMQAAVETAARVFRKMDAHLEIGVYANAFEGEQGETAANEGLHSTRNDLNDDVYSHYACSWVEAGATIIGGCCGIGAAHIHRLRKTFLWDQSGKRCL; the protein is encoded by the coding sequence GTGAGCACGACCCGAATTCTCGATGGCGGCATGAGCCGCGAGCTGTTGCGGCTGGGCGCGGAACTGAAACAACCGGAATGGTCGGCATTGGCGCTGATCAACTCACCGGATATCGTGCGAAAAGTACACCAGGAATTCATAGCCGCCGGCTCGCAGATCGTTACGACAAACAGCTATGCGCTCGTGCCCTTTCACATCGGCGAGGACCGGTTTTGGAAGGAAGGGCCGGCGCTGATCCGTCTCGCAGGTCGCCTGGCGCGCGAGGCGGCCGATGCCGTAACGGATCGGAAGGTACTGGTCGCCGGTTCGCTGCCGCCGATCTTCGGCTCGTACGAGCCGCAGAACTTTCAGCCTTCACGAGTGCAGGATTATCTCGAGGTGCTTGTCGAAAACCTCGGCCCCTTCGTCGATATATGGCTCGGCGAGACATTGAGCCTGATTGCCGAGGCAGAGGCTGTCCGTAAGGCGGTGACGACATCGGGCAAGCCGTTTTGGATTTCCTTCACGGTGGCGGATGACGAGGCAGCCATAAAGGGCGGAGAACCGAAGCTCCGCTCTAACGAAAGGGTCGAGGACGCGGCATCCTGGGCGGCGTCATCGGGTGCTGAAGCCCTCCTGTTCAATTGCAGCAAGCCCGAGGTCATGCAGGCAGCCGTGGAGACGGCAGCACGTGTGTTCCGGAAGATGGACGCTCACCTCGAAATCGGCGTCTATGCCAATGCCTTCGAAGGGGAACAGGGCGAGACAGCCGCCAATGAAGGCCTGCACAGCACCCGCAACGATCTGAATGACGATGTCTATTCGCATTATGCCTGCTCCTGGGTCGAAGCGGGCGCGACAATAATCGGCGGCTGCTGCGGCATCGGTGCTGCTCATATTCATCGCCTGAGGAAGACGTTTTTGTGGGATCAGAGCGGCAAAAGGTGTCTATAG
- a CDS encoding SDR family NAD(P)-dependent oxidoreductase: protein MSLQEMFNVSDKSAIVTGGASGLGRAYAEVLADGGARVCIFDMNQNELDRTVEELSRSNGNVWGMRVDVTDRPAMSVAFDQVAKRHGRIDVVFANAGIDAGPGFLTPDGDRNPDGEIDNLDDHHWDEVITTNLTSVYNTIKLAARHMKRTGGGRIIATSSVAALYNDGIVGTPYMPAKAGVAHLVRQAAMELGRHRILVNAIAPGPFITNIAGGRMRFEEDRKAFSMWSALGRVAETSEIKGLALYLASPASSYVTGAHIVIDGGLVLRPAEDAIQFTPRAAGGSPTM, encoded by the coding sequence ATGTCGCTTCAGGAAATGTTCAACGTATCGGATAAGTCAGCGATCGTCACCGGTGGCGCTTCGGGTCTCGGCCGTGCCTATGCGGAAGTGCTTGCTGATGGCGGTGCGCGCGTTTGCATTTTCGATATGAACCAGAACGAACTCGACCGGACGGTCGAAGAACTCTCGCGAAGCAATGGCAATGTCTGGGGCATGCGGGTGGATGTTACCGACCGTCCGGCCATGTCGGTCGCTTTCGATCAAGTGGCCAAACGCCACGGCAGGATCGACGTGGTGTTCGCCAATGCCGGCATTGACGCCGGCCCAGGCTTCCTCACACCAGACGGCGATCGAAATCCCGATGGCGAGATCGACAACCTCGATGACCATCATTGGGACGAAGTGATCACCACCAACCTGACGAGCGTATATAACACGATCAAGCTTGCTGCCCGCCACATGAAGCGCACCGGCGGCGGCCGGATCATCGCAACATCCTCGGTCGCGGCTCTCTACAATGACGGTATCGTTGGCACGCCCTACATGCCCGCAAAGGCAGGTGTCGCCCATCTCGTCCGTCAGGCGGCGATGGAGCTCGGCCGCCACCGCATTCTTGTCAATGCCATCGCGCCGGGTCCTTTCATCACCAATATTGCCGGCGGCCGAATGCGGTTCGAAGAGGACCGCAAGGCATTCAGCATGTGGTCGGCCCTCGGTCGGGTTGCCGAAACCTCGGAGATCAAGGGTTTGGCGCTCTATCTCGCCTCGCCCGCATCATCCTACGTCACAGGTGCGCATATCGTGATCGACGGAGGCCTGGTGCTCAGGCCCGCCGAGGACGCCATTCAATTCACGCCACGGGCTGCGGGAGGCAGCCCAACGATGTGA
- a CDS encoding ABC transporter permease, translating to MATAQQGILDLLSPYPPGWGGVLLAGAVSTVAISACAFAIGLLLGTGGALGKLSGNRLLRLLLDLYTTLIRAVPELILIVGLYYAGTDGLNRLLAVLGMPPVNVNGFIAAVAVLGFVQGAYMTEVLRGAILAIPIGQIEAAKAFGMRPMLRFRRVLLPALLPNALPGLANLWMSVTKDSALVAVVGYQELALATRLAGASTKHYFVFFLASALLYLAITLVSNVVVKLIEARVRRGQPRLA from the coding sequence ATGGCGACCGCGCAACAAGGTATTCTGGACCTGCTGTCTCCTTATCCTCCGGGATGGGGCGGCGTTCTTCTGGCAGGTGCGGTTTCCACGGTCGCCATCTCGGCTTGCGCCTTCGCGATCGGCCTACTGCTCGGCACGGGTGGTGCGCTTGGAAAGCTCTCGGGTAATCGCCTGCTCCGCCTGCTGCTCGATCTCTATACTACGCTGATCCGCGCCGTTCCGGAGTTGATCCTGATCGTCGGGCTTTATTATGCCGGCACCGATGGCCTGAACCGGCTCCTGGCCGTGTTGGGTATGCCGCCAGTCAATGTGAACGGCTTCATCGCGGCCGTCGCGGTGCTGGGCTTCGTTCAGGGTGCCTATATGACGGAGGTGCTCCGCGGCGCGATCCTCGCCATTCCCATTGGCCAGATCGAGGCAGCCAAGGCCTTCGGCATGAGGCCGATGCTGAGGTTCCGCCGGGTCTTGCTGCCGGCGCTTTTGCCAAACGCGCTGCCGGGTCTCGCCAACCTGTGGATGTCGGTCACGAAGGATAGCGCGCTGGTCGCGGTCGTCGGTTACCAGGAACTGGCGCTCGCCACCCGTCTTGCCGGGGCGAGCACCAAACACTACTTCGTCTTTTTCCTCGCTTCGGCCCTTCTCTACCTCGCCATCACGCTCGTCTCCAACGTCGTCGTCAAACTGATCGAGGCACGGGTACGGCGGGGGCAGCCGCGCCTTGCCTGA
- a CDS encoding ABC transporter substrate-binding protein, translated as MSRIEFLKGGISRRTALKSMGTAAAALAMPSVLRAGTTDTIKIGFVSPMTGPLAPFGEADSYTLGKMRALLAGGVENKGKKYNIEIIPHDAQSNPNKAAEIAGNLILNDEVHLIIPASTTDINNPVADQAELYGCPSISTAAPWQAFVMPRGGAEKPFEWNYHFFWGLEDALATFVGLWKSVETNKKVGMLFPRNADGETWGNNDYGLPPTVQKEGFTTVIPSMFQPRTNDFSAQIAEYKAQECDIIGGITYPSDLKTFITQCSQQNYRPKVVTVAAALLFPSGIAAMGPLGEGMSTEVWWTPAFTFKSSLTGQNSADIASEWESSQNKQWIQPLGYAHALWEVVVDTLKRAEDPRDRASIRDAAKATDLNTIVGPIKFSGGPHPNICKTPIFGGQWVKGAKYPYDLKIVDNAVSKLIAPEQKLSLLNWS; from the coding sequence ATGAGCAGGATCGAATTCCTGAAAGGCGGCATAAGCCGCCGCACAGCACTCAAGTCAATGGGCACAGCAGCCGCTGCGCTCGCCATGCCCTCTGTCCTGCGGGCAGGCACGACCGACACGATCAAGATCGGCTTCGTCTCGCCGATGACGGGGCCGCTGGCACCCTTCGGTGAGGCTGACAGCTACACGCTCGGCAAGATGCGCGCGCTGCTGGCCGGAGGAGTCGAGAACAAGGGCAAGAAATACAATATCGAGATCATTCCCCACGATGCGCAGTCCAATCCCAACAAGGCTGCTGAAATTGCCGGCAATCTCATCCTCAATGATGAGGTGCATCTGATCATTCCGGCCTCGACCACCGATATCAACAATCCGGTGGCGGACCAGGCCGAACTCTACGGATGCCCCTCGATCTCGACGGCCGCGCCATGGCAGGCTTTCGTCATGCCGCGCGGCGGCGCCGAGAAGCCCTTCGAGTGGAATTACCATTTCTTCTGGGGCCTCGAAGATGCGCTCGCTACATTCGTTGGTCTGTGGAAGTCGGTCGAGACCAACAAGAAGGTGGGGATGCTGTTCCCGCGCAATGCCGACGGGGAAACCTGGGGCAACAACGATTATGGTCTGCCGCCGACGGTGCAAAAGGAAGGCTTCACGACGGTGATCCCGTCAATGTTCCAGCCGCGCACCAACGATTTCTCCGCCCAGATCGCCGAATACAAGGCGCAGGAGTGCGATATCATCGGCGGCATTACCTACCCCTCGGATCTCAAGACCTTCATCACCCAATGCAGCCAGCAGAATTACAGGCCCAAGGTGGTGACGGTGGCCGCGGCGCTGCTCTTCCCGTCAGGTATAGCGGCCATGGGTCCGCTCGGCGAAGGGATGTCGACAGAGGTCTGGTGGACGCCGGCCTTCACCTTCAAATCGTCGCTGACAGGCCAGAACAGCGCCGACATCGCTAGCGAATGGGAAAGCTCGCAAAACAAGCAATGGATTCAGCCGCTCGGCTATGCACATGCGCTCTGGGAAGTCGTCGTTGACACGCTCAAGCGCGCCGAAGATCCGCGGGACCGCGCTTCGATCCGCGATGCGGCGAAGGCGACTGATCTCAACACTATCGTCGGTCCCATCAAGTTCAGCGGTGGTCCGCACCCGAATATCTGCAAGACGCCAATCTTCGGTGGCCAGTGGGTGAAGGGCGCGAAATATCCCTATGACCTGAAGATCGTC
- a CDS encoding XylR N-terminal domain-containing protein yields MKLAVNQESLLDRGGNPTIREFLSKLTYNPVDGTIKLNERRLIMQRATSRGALRDELVRRYGRDDAFVILTRLGYLAGKEDAEFIRQAWPALDQGDAFTAGTRLHMLKGEVRVETVHNDFDFKKGKFSGEFFWNDSIEATEYLERHNIAHESMCWTQVGYAAGYASHFFGKLIVYKEIQCIARGDKRCRVVGRPAEAWDKDDETVRLYRRHILAEGKPSTLQPQTMRATTMQREGHDGGHHTSDPVAAILLEPVRQRLAQIVQMANIPVLITGPCGSGKCVAARHIHDAVHGAATRFESFSCSAITNGNLSDMIAVQQRRGRKSAAGGEAATTIVLQDIERLSDVAQLEIVEMLSGQRKGQENNLHSRLIATSTLSPQELASLPHLRKDLFYSFMALPITMPALASRPHDIGRLAEAIMRCLAPEYGKSPPILAEDATAWLKALPLPANRLELEALMRGAILTAKQDRVTASTLEDVAEDMGMLPQPFAADKALAAVLAQTIERGGFAIDDLNRQIYQMTIRQADGNVARAARMLGLSRAQFAYRQGQISNGRSP; encoded by the coding sequence ATGAAACTTGCTGTAAATCAGGAGTCCCTGCTGGATCGGGGCGGTAATCCGACGATCCGCGAATTCCTGAGCAAGCTCACCTACAATCCTGTCGATGGCACGATCAAGCTTAACGAGCGACGTCTGATCATGCAGCGCGCCACCTCACGCGGCGCGCTGCGGGACGAGCTTGTCCGCCGGTACGGTCGTGACGACGCCTTTGTCATTCTCACCCGCCTTGGCTATCTGGCGGGCAAGGAAGATGCCGAGTTCATTCGGCAGGCATGGCCGGCACTTGATCAGGGCGATGCATTCACAGCCGGGACCAGACTCCACATGCTCAAGGGCGAGGTTCGCGTCGAAACCGTGCATAACGACTTCGACTTCAAGAAGGGTAAGTTCTCGGGCGAGTTCTTCTGGAACGACAGCATAGAAGCCACCGAATATCTCGAGCGTCACAACATCGCTCATGAATCCATGTGTTGGACGCAGGTCGGCTACGCGGCGGGCTATGCTTCCCATTTCTTCGGCAAGCTGATCGTCTACAAGGAGATTCAGTGTATCGCGCGCGGCGACAAACGCTGTCGTGTGGTTGGCAGGCCGGCGGAAGCATGGGACAAGGACGACGAGACGGTCCGGCTCTATCGCCGTCACATTTTGGCTGAGGGAAAGCCGTCCACGCTCCAACCGCAGACGATGCGGGCGACGACAATGCAGCGGGAGGGGCACGATGGTGGACACCACACCTCGGATCCGGTCGCCGCCATCCTTCTGGAGCCGGTGCGCCAGCGCCTGGCGCAGATCGTCCAGATGGCGAATATTCCCGTTTTGATAACTGGTCCCTGCGGCAGCGGAAAATGCGTGGCCGCACGTCATATCCACGATGCCGTTCATGGTGCCGCGACGCGGTTCGAAAGCTTTTCCTGTTCTGCGATTACCAATGGCAATCTGTCCGACATGATCGCTGTCCAGCAGCGCCGCGGCCGCAAGTCGGCGGCGGGCGGGGAAGCCGCAACAACAATCGTGCTGCAAGATATAGAGAGGCTGAGCGACGTGGCCCAGCTTGAAATCGTCGAAATGCTTTCGGGCCAGAGAAAAGGGCAAGAAAACAACCTTCATTCGAGACTCATTGCAACCTCGACCCTCTCTCCCCAGGAGTTGGCAAGCCTGCCGCATCTGCGCAAGGATCTGTTCTATTCGTTCATGGCCCTGCCCATCACCATGCCTGCGCTGGCAAGTCGGCCCCACGACATCGGGCGTCTGGCCGAAGCCATCATGAGGTGTTTGGCGCCCGAATACGGCAAGAGCCCGCCTATACTGGCAGAGGATGCCACGGCATGGCTCAAGGCACTTCCATTGCCGGCAAACCGGCTCGAACTCGAAGCATTAATGCGTGGAGCAATTCTGACTGCGAAGCAGGATCGGGTGACGGCATCGACGCTAGAAGACGTGGCCGAGGATATGGGAATGCTGCCGCAACCCTTTGCAGCAGACAAAGCCCTCGCGGCCGTTCTGGCGCAGACAATCGAGCGAGGTGGCTTCGCTATCGATGATCTTAACCGCCAGATCTACCAGATGACCATCCGGCAAGCAGACGGTAATGTGGCACGGGCAGCCCGTATGCTCGGGCTCAGTCGTGCTCAGTTCGCCTATCGGCAGGGCCAGATCAGCAACGGAAGAAGCCCCTGA
- a CDS encoding 2,4'-dihydroxyacetophenone dioxygenase family protein, with protein MNERPKIVKLPEEPYEEAIRRFARDGAHIPGDDASTPWVPFGDSAAIKHLCFDVRTNSVANILWVKGGGRIGTHKHRGVVSAITLEGSWGYYEYDWTARPGDFVYELPGSAHTLYSDDPNGMKALFWINGPIEFFDDDAKFTFTADVFWFIDHYTNYCRENDLKINEQMFI; from the coding sequence ATGAACGAGCGGCCGAAAATCGTGAAATTACCGGAGGAGCCATACGAGGAGGCCATCCGCCGCTTTGCCCGCGACGGTGCCCATATCCCCGGCGACGACGCTTCGACGCCCTGGGTGCCTTTTGGCGATTCCGCAGCGATCAAACATCTCTGCTTCGATGTGCGTACCAATTCCGTTGCCAACATCCTCTGGGTCAAAGGCGGCGGCCGGATCGGCACCCACAAGCATCGCGGCGTAGTTTCGGCGATAACGCTTGAGGGTTCGTGGGGCTATTACGAATATGACTGGACGGCGCGTCCGGGTGATTTCGTCTACGAGCTGCCCGGTTCGGCGCACACGCTCTACTCGGACGATCCTAACGGCATGAAGGCGCTCTTCTGGATCAATGGGCCCATCGAGTTTTTCGATGACGATGCCAAGTTCACTTTCACCGCGGATGTGTTCTGGTTCATCGACCATTACACCAATTACTGCAGGGAAAATGATCTGAAGATCAACGAGCAGATGTTCATCTGA